GTTAAAAGGTCAATCAACACATATACCTATAAACATGAATTCATCTGCTATCATAGCTATAATTTTTGCTATGTCGGTAATGCAATTTCCAGCAACTATTGGAAGCTTTTGGCCACAATCTGCATTCTATAAATTTGTTACTGCAAGTAAGTACAGTGTATTTAGAATGAACTCATGGCCATATGCTATTATTACTGCAATATTAGTTATATTTTTTACTTGGTTTTATACTGAAGTTACTTTTAAACCAGATGAAATGGCAGAAAATATACATAAATCTGCTGGATTTATCCCAGGAGTAAGACCTGGTGAAGCAACAGCAAGATTTATAGAAAAAGTATTAGTGAGAGTATCAATACTTGGAGGAATATTTGCTACATTTATAGCATTAGTTCCTATGATCTTTGAATCAGTTGGAGCATTCAAAGGAATATCCTTAGGAGGTACAGCATTACTGATAGAAGTTGGAGTTGCTCTTGACTTCATGAGAGTATTAGAATCTCAATTAGTAATGAGACACTACAAAGGATTCTTAAAATAAATAGTATATAATTGGGAGTTGATATGTATGAGAATGATTTTGTTAGGACCTCCTGGAGCAGGTAAGGGCACACAAGCAAAATTAATAAGTGAGAAATACTCTATTCCTCATATATCTACAGGGGATATATTCAGAAAGAATATATCAGAAAAGACACCTTTAGGAGTAAAAGCTAAAGAGTATATGGATAAAGGACAATTAGTTCCAGATGAACTAACTATAGATTTAGTTAATGATAGACTAACACATGAAGATTGTAAAAAAGGCTTTTTATTAGATGGATTTCCTAGAACAGTAAAGCAAGCAGAAGCTTTAGAAAAATTCTTAACAGAAAACAATCAAAGTTTAGATACTGCATTGCTTATAGATGTTCCAAGTTCTTTTATACTTGAAAGAATGACAGGAAGAAGAGTTTGCCCATCATGTGGTGCAAGTTATCATATAAAATTCAACCCTCCTAAAATTGAAGGACTATGTGATGTTTGCAAAAAAGAAGTCATTCAAAGAAAAGATGATACTGAGGAAACTGTAAAAGAAAGAATAGAAGTGTATGATAGACAAACTCAACCATTAGTAGATTTTTATTCATCTAAGGATCAATTATTTGTGGTTGATGGTACACAATCAATTGATCAGGTTTTTGAAACCATTTCTAATCACATAGAAGGCGATAAATAGATGATAACTATTAAAAACTCTAAAGAAATTGAGTATATGAGACACGCTGGAAAAATAGTTGGGGATACTTTGGCTCTTTTAGAGGAATCTATAAAGCCGGGAATAACAACTAAAGATTTGGATAGAATAGCAGAAGAATACATAAGAAAATGTAACGCTATTCCATCATTTAAAGGATATTATGGTTTTCCTGCTTCAGTATGTACTTCTGTAAATGAAGAAGTTGTTCATGGTATACCAGGAGATAGAGTATTACATGAAGGTGATATAATAAGCATTGATTGTGGAGCTATATTAAATGGATATCATGGGGATGCAGCGAGAACTTTTGCTGTAGGCAATATATCAAAAGAAGCTGAAGACTTAATTAAAGTTACTAGAGATAGTTTCTTTAAGGGAGTTGAAAATGCTATAGTTGGTAATAAGCTAACAGATATATCTGCTGCAATCCAAAAACATGCTGAATCTCATGGATACTCAGTAGTAAGAGATTATGTAGGGCATGGTATTGGAACGGCAATGCATGAAGAACCTGAAGTGCCTAATTTCGGTAGACCTGGCAGAGGTCCCAAATTAGTAGAAGGCATGGTTTTAGCAATTGAACCAATGATTAACGTTGGAGAATTATATGTGGAAGTTTTATCAAATGATTGGACAGTAGTTACTAGAGATAGAAAATTATCAGCTCATTATGAAAATACTGTGGCCATATTAAATAACGGGCCTGAAATATTAACTTTAGGTTAATTGAGGTGACAAGGTGGAATATAACGAACTTATAGGAAGAATTGCATACTCGAAAGCTGGAAGAGATCAAGGAAGATTCTTTATAATATTTGATGTAATAAATGATGATTATGTTAATATTGTA
This Clostridium novyi NT DNA region includes the following protein-coding sequences:
- the map gene encoding type I methionyl aminopeptidase, which gives rise to MITIKNSKEIEYMRHAGKIVGDTLALLEESIKPGITTKDLDRIAEEYIRKCNAIPSFKGYYGFPASVCTSVNEEVVHGIPGDRVLHEGDIISIDCGAILNGYHGDAARTFAVGNISKEAEDLIKVTRDSFFKGVENAIVGNKLTDISAAIQKHAESHGYSVVRDYVGHGIGTAMHEEPEVPNFGRPGRGPKLVEGMVLAIEPMINVGELYVEVLSNDWTVVTRDRKLSAHYENTVAILNNGPEILTLG
- a CDS encoding adenylate kinase, which translates into the protein MRMILLGPPGAGKGTQAKLISEKYSIPHISTGDIFRKNISEKTPLGVKAKEYMDKGQLVPDELTIDLVNDRLTHEDCKKGFLLDGFPRTVKQAEALEKFLTENNQSLDTALLIDVPSSFILERMTGRRVCPSCGASYHIKFNPPKIEGLCDVCKKEVIQRKDDTEETVKERIEVYDRQTQPLVDFYSSKDQLFVVDGTQSIDQVFETISNHIEGDK